In Pedobacter sp. WC2423, the following are encoded in one genomic region:
- a CDS encoding outer membrane beta-barrel protein yields the protein MMTFTKNLLLIAFLLFSFSSYAQLKNGSVSGKVVNAKDRLPVDYASVAVKSLKDSSVAGVINTETDGSFVLKGLAPGPYRLTVAYLGLNNVNKEFTVSAASPAINLGTLAMENTGLNLNTVVIKGVVTPVVVKTDTVEYSAGAYKVRENAVVEDVLKKLPGVDVAKDGSIKAQGETITRVRVDGKDFFGNDPLLATKNLPADMIDKIQVIDLLSDQAQFTGVDDGNREKIINITTKKDKKNGYFGNSSVGYGTDDRYDVNLNVNKFNKEQQFSVIGQFNNVNKQNFGGGGGLGNGGGGGGGGGGGRFSAASGAPPQGITNTNAFGINFADVYTDQTKITASYFFNKTSLFNEQASSRENLLGDSRTLFNQNLTSNTESKNHRFNFLIDTKIDSTMSIRVQPNITYTETGLAQHTNYINTYDKYQTVGTQGYNTNSTSPVIGNNILLRKKFAKKGRTLSLNINTSINDNDSKIYNDINNVTTQGDSVSNSVINQLNNQNSHSISNTSRVVYTEPVSKTLNLELNYQNTYSFNNSERFNYNFNPITSQYDIPDLTYTNTYENKTLTNAVGASLNKNTEKLNWNIGVGVQNTDRRNENLTTGNVITQNFYNIVPTAQLRYKFSKSKRLVIRYRGNTQQPSINQIQPIPDNTNAQSIPIGNPGLKPSFTNNLTVLYNNFDFAKFRSLFIFANISQTFNAFGNDSRLIDAPADPNFGKLAVVPVNVNGVYQGTLGSSLGLPIIKENKLNLNIDLGGTYARGVNFTNSLQNVTNDLSITNKYRLVSSMDKLDLTASVAGSINRATYSAQASANTTYYTLNPAIDVSYMFPGNIRLAVNVDYFQNTGRGPEYNTNFTIMNGYISKQFFKNRGTFKVAVNDALNQNQGISRTSSNNTITDLRYNVLKRYYMFSFTYSLSRMGGKTMQNDVPMPGMGGGGRSGGFGGGGGRRGGDM from the coding sequence ATGATGACTTTTACAAAAAATCTCCTGCTGATTGCATTCCTCCTTTTCAGCTTTTCTTCGTATGCACAGTTAAAAAATGGCTCCGTTAGTGGAAAAGTCGTTAATGCGAAAGACCGTTTACCTGTAGACTACGCTTCAGTAGCAGTTAAAAGTCTTAAAGATTCCAGTGTTGCTGGTGTGATCAATACAGAAACCGATGGCTCTTTTGTACTCAAAGGGCTTGCCCCGGGACCTTACAGGCTTACGGTAGCTTATCTTGGTTTAAATAATGTCAATAAAGAATTTACGGTATCTGCTGCTTCACCTGCAATCAATTTGGGTACGCTGGCTATGGAAAATACAGGACTGAATTTAAATACAGTCGTGATTAAAGGGGTTGTTACTCCGGTAGTAGTTAAAACTGATACGGTAGAGTATAGTGCGGGTGCTTATAAGGTAAGAGAGAATGCTGTAGTGGAGGATGTACTGAAAAAACTGCCTGGCGTTGATGTGGCTAAAGATGGTTCGATCAAAGCTCAGGGAGAAACCATTACGCGTGTTCGTGTGGATGGGAAAGATTTCTTCGGAAATGATCCTTTATTGGCTACAAAGAATTTACCTGCTGATATGATTGATAAGATCCAGGTGATTGATTTACTTTCGGATCAGGCTCAGTTTACGGGTGTGGATGATGGGAACAGGGAGAAGATTATTAATATTACGACCAAGAAAGATAAGAAGAATGGTTATTTCGGAAATTCAAGTGTTGGTTATGGTACGGATGATCGTTATGATGTGAACCTGAATGTCAATAAGTTTAACAAGGAGCAGCAGTTTTCGGTGATCGGCCAGTTTAACAATGTCAACAAACAGAACTTTGGTGGCGGTGGCGGCCTGGGTAATGGCGGCGGCGGAGGTGGTGGTGGTGGCGGTGGTCGTTTCAGTGCGGCATCGGGTGCTCCACCTCAGGGAATCACGAATACCAATGCTTTCGGTATTAACTTTGCCGATGTTTATACAGATCAGACTAAAATTACTGCGAGTTATTTCTTTAATAAGACTTCTTTGTTCAATGAGCAGGCCAGCTCAAGGGAAAACTTGTTAGGAGATAGCAGGACTCTTTTTAATCAGAATCTGACGAGCAATACGGAGAGTAAAAATCACCGTTTTAACTTTTTGATTGATACGAAGATCGATTCAACAATGTCAATCCGTGTACAGCCGAATATTACTTATACAGAAACCGGATTAGCTCAGCATACCAATTATATAAATACCTATGATAAGTACCAGACAGTAGGTACGCAGGGGTACAATACGAATTCCACATCGCCGGTAATTGGCAATAATATTCTCTTAAGGAAAAAGTTCGCTAAGAAGGGACGTACGTTATCTTTGAATATCAATACAAGTATCAATGATAATGATTCCAAAATCTATAATGATATTAACAACGTAACCACTCAGGGAGATTCGGTAAGCAATTCGGTTATCAATCAGCTGAACAACCAGAATTCACATTCGATTTCAAATACTTCAAGAGTAGTTTATACAGAGCCTGTTTCTAAGACCTTAAACCTGGAGCTGAACTATCAGAATACTTATAGTTTTAACAATAGCGAGCGTTTCAATTATAATTTTAACCCGATTACTTCTCAGTATGATATACCTGATTTGACCTATACCAATACTTATGAGAATAAGACGCTAACCAATGCAGTTGGGGCAAGTTTGAATAAGAATACGGAGAAGTTAAATTGGAATATAGGAGTGGGTGTACAGAATACGGACAGAAGAAATGAAAATCTGACAACCGGTAATGTGATCACTCAGAATTTTTATAATATCGTTCCTACCGCACAGTTGCGTTATAAATTCAGTAAGAGCAAAAGGTTAGTGATCAGGTACCGCGGAAATACACAACAGCCTTCAATTAATCAGATTCAGCCTATTCCTGACAATACCAATGCGCAGAGTATTCCGATTGGTAATCCTGGTTTAAAGCCTTCTTTCACAAATAATCTGACTGTATTGTATAATAATTTCGACTTCGCAAAGTTTCGTTCACTGTTTATCTTCGCGAATATCAGCCAGACTTTTAATGCTTTCGGAAATGACAGCAGGCTGATTGACGCGCCGGCTGATCCTAACTTTGGTAAACTTGCGGTTGTTCCTGTCAATGTGAACGGGGTTTATCAGGGTACTTTAGGTTCTTCTCTGGGCTTGCCTATTATTAAGGAGAATAAGCTGAATCTGAATATAGATTTAGGAGGTACTTATGCCAGAGGGGTTAATTTCACCAATTCTCTGCAAAATGTAACGAATGATCTTTCGATCACCAATAAATACAGGTTAGTTTCTTCTATGGATAAACTGGATCTGACTGCGAGTGTGGCGGGATCAATTAATCGTGCTACCTATTCGGCTCAGGCCTCTGCAAATACTACTTATTATACACTGAATCCTGCAATTGATGTGAGTTATATGTTTCCTGGAAATATTCGTCTGGCTGTGAATGTGGATTATTTCCAGAATACGGGAAGAGGGCCGGAGTACAATACAAACTTCACGATCATGAACGGTTACATCAGTAAACAGTTTTTCAAGAACAGAGGGACTTTTAAGGTTGCTGTAAATGACGCGCTGAATCAGAATCAGGGGATTTCAAGAACTTCCAGCAATAACACGATTACAGATTTAAGGTATAATGTGCTGAAAAGATATTATATGTTCTCATTTACTTATTCTTTAAGCAGAATGGGTGGCAAGACTATGCAGAATGATGTGCCAATGCCGGGTATGGGTGGAGGTGGTCGTAGCGGTGGTTTTGGTGGTGGCGGTGGAAGAAGAGGCGGGGATATGTAA
- a CDS encoding VanZ family protein — MNKFKVLLHQRLALLWTVFILILCTMKMPDSVGESGIFFTGFDKIVHLGFFFVLTILLFYGETKSQRRENFGILTIFKILMLTFALGGFIELIQYKFFTYRSAEWWDLGSDMIGVFMAIFAYVLLNKSNYEKES, encoded by the coding sequence ATGAATAAATTCAAAGTACTCTTACATCAGCGCCTGGCCCTTTTATGGACGGTGTTTATCTTGATTCTTTGTACGATGAAAATGCCTGATTCCGTTGGTGAATCGGGCATTTTCTTTACGGGGTTTGACAAGATAGTACATCTGGGGTTTTTCTTTGTCCTCACTATTTTACTGTTTTACGGTGAAACAAAAAGTCAGCGCAGAGAAAATTTCGGAATCTTAACTATCTTTAAGATCCTGATGCTCACTTTTGCTTTAGGTGGTTTTATTGAGCTGATCCAGTATAAGTTCTTCACTTACCGTTCTGCGGAGTGGTGGGATCTGGGCAGTGATATGATCGGTGTATTTATGGCGATATTTGCGTATGTGTTATTAAATAAATCTAACTATGAAAAGGAAAGCTAG
- the gcvH gene encoding glycine cleavage system protein GcvH: MNFPSELKYTKDHEWVRVEGNEAFIGITDFAQRELGDIVYIDINTVGEEVGKDDVFGSVEAVKTVSDLFMPVTATVLEINAALNDSPELVNSDPYGEGWMVKVTLSDAAQVAELLDAAAYQALVGA; encoded by the coding sequence ATGAATTTTCCATCAGAACTAAAGTACACTAAAGACCACGAATGGGTTAGAGTTGAAGGTAATGAAGCCTTTATTGGTATAACTGATTTCGCCCAACGCGAATTAGGTGATATCGTTTATATCGATATCAATACTGTAGGTGAGGAAGTAGGTAAGGATGATGTTTTCGGTAGTGTTGAAGCCGTTAAAACTGTATCTGACTTATTTATGCCGGTTACTGCTACTGTATTAGAAATTAATGCTGCATTGAACGATAGTCCGGAATTAGTGAATTCTGATCCTTATGGAGAAGGCTGGATGGTTAAAGTAACCTTAAGTGATGCTGCTCAGGTAGCTGAATTATTGGATGCTGCTGCATACCAGGCTTTAGTTGGTGCTTAA
- the sprA gene encoding cell surface protein SprA, protein MRNTFTLIILLIFSFWGPQAFSQINPEDRYQDTTRNNFGLKEKQRLGIRQPFNSFTPQPDNIKREVEFDAANKRYIIRERIGGRFFGRPQYLTIEEYQRLVNSEMKRGNWRVISNAETEEIRRTGVIPSLTVNNKSFDKIFGGNQISIQPRGEAELTFLGRVNKNENPLFNEQQRVQSNFDFNQRIQMDLVGNIGTKLKLNMNYNTEAQFDFENQIKLDYTGGEDDIIKKIEAGNVSLPLSTSLITGTQALFGIKTQLQFGRLNVTTVFTQQKSQSRELQISNGAQHNDFRITGDSYEANKHYFLAKFFRDNYNKAMANAPNLLSGVNITKVEVWITNKTGNTQDSRDVLGLMDLGENQPYSALFTGGAAFSQAPSGFSLQGIRQSNDILTKLPAGARFTNSNDVISYFQANRGTDNYAKLTYARKLADREYTFHSQLGYISLNNALNSDEVLAVVFRYTYNGVEYQVGEFSTDVPFDPNTPKVLFAKLLKNETTKTNLPTWKLMMKNIYSIGGYQISPQNFKLDIFRLDNETGIERPVMTEGVNTTNKLWINLTGLDRLNQQNDRKPDGVFDFQAEDKPFTSTSSGVPPTTISSIGNIGTNGNNGLAAFATNMSKGYITIDPLNGRVIFPVVEPFGRDLAAQFNPGEQNLIDKYTYTALYDSTKVVAQQLFTKQNRYIIKGGYQSQVASEFSLNSINVPEGSVKVFSGTIPLQEGVDFTVDYQGGRVSIINTGVLLSGQAIRITTENNELFGLQQRSLFGTRLDYKVNNKLNLGATYMNLSEKPLTPKVNIGEEPISNTIWGMDLNYSTSSRFLTKMVDKLPFISTKAPSKFSFSGEFAQLVPGHPKAINSLGDKGGTSYLDDFEASRSVIDLKSAIAWQISGTPQLFQEAGLTNDLAYGYNRARLAFYNIDPTFYNRTASNIPANLRNNKTELSNHYVREIIEQEVFPFKETPTGQAVSLPTLNVAFYPNKRGPYNYTPSGFSSNGDLMNPKARWGGMFRKIETNDFQALNIEYIELWVMDPNIYKTNAAGGDLYFNIGNISEDILKDGRKSLENGLPPDGDPAKFDETNWGRVPKLQPVVQAFDNDPAARKAQDVGLDGLADNDEKTKFAPVLNQIVPQLSPSAANELQGDPSSDNYTYFRGPQLDQENAGILKRYEKYNGTDGNSKTSQQSLADLGIDNSASTSLPDGEDVNRDNNMTQSDEYFQYKVSMRKGDLEVGKNYVTDAVTSQVKLANGQTQPVTWYQIRIPLADYQQKVGNIQDFKSIRFFRMFLTNFADTTILRFAKIQLVRGDWRKYNDQNIGTQLITDPGLNNTVTPDNSTIEVSTVNIEENGKRTPIPYVVPPGIQRELDFNNYRTNTRLNEQSLSFIVRNLRDGYGRATFKTALNDFRSYKRLEMFVHLEAVGNTVINNGDLSAFIRIGSDNQDNYYEYSQPLTVTQPNTNDPYAIWPDANKLDIQLSLFQDIKLARNRATMANGAIWDITKPFSYVIDGKTVTIKGQPDMSQVKVYMLGVKNPLKLAADPRADDGLEKSGQIWFNELRLTEFDERGGWAAAARMNAQLADFAEVNISGSKSTIGFGSLDKRVSERNRSDNTSFDISSNMELGKFFPKKSGIKIPTYISYSKQVSTPQYDPKMPDIELKTSLKGASAEERKIILDYSQDYTTRNSINFTNVHKERTDLTKAPKLWDVENFSGTYSFTKILHHDFINQSSIQKTYFGSLAYNYSGQSKNYRPFDKLIKSNLLTILKDINISPMPTSINFRIDVNRYYSENSLRNNDPGNSIPINTTFNKNFLITRVYAISWNLTKSLTLDFDATNYSIIDEPEGRVNGLKRDTVWQNLLRLGRTTDYSHNMNITYALPVNKIPGLDWINVATRYGTNFTWNTEPLSTLRDPLINLGNTIQNARTIQINPTFNFTGLYNKFGLLKRAKNNDGGPGILLGLLTSIKNINAAYTQTKGIFLPGYTPQTDYFGIDKFSGAPGWGFVFGSQRDIREMAIRNNWITHDTLQTQLYINTMREDLSITSVIEPFRDFRITLTANKNRTMNYSSNFRYDNTSQAFRNLSPSTTGDYSISFISLGTAFSENPGSTVSKLFNQFMANRSTISARLGAINTNSNGLSGGFADGYDKNSQDVLIAAFMAAYTGKDAAKVSLNSFPKIPLPNWRINYGGLTRWDFLGDYFKSIDLRHSYRSIYSVNGFNTLARYQETDGYVSSRDDNKNFLPFYQYSQVTIAEQFAPLIGIDTRLKNNLTANFELGRTRLLGLSLANSQLAQLSENNMVFGLGYRTTKFRFPFGLFKQLKMDNNMDFKLDISIRDNKTVIYRADISEAEISSGAKNITYRPSVDYILNQRFNIKVFYDSNITKPYTSQSFNTSFSNFGFSLRITLN, encoded by the coding sequence TTGAGAAACACTTTTACTTTAATCATTTTATTGATTTTTTCCTTTTGGGGACCACAAGCTTTCTCGCAGATAAATCCGGAGGACCGTTATCAGGACACCACCAGAAACAACTTTGGGCTGAAAGAAAAACAGCGTTTAGGTATCCGTCAGCCATTTAATTCATTTACACCGCAGCCAGATAATATCAAAAGAGAGGTAGAGTTTGATGCGGCCAATAAACGTTATATCATCAGGGAAAGAATTGGGGGGAGATTTTTTGGCCGTCCTCAATACCTGACTATAGAGGAATACCAGCGCCTGGTCAATTCTGAAATGAAAAGAGGCAACTGGCGCGTAATCTCCAATGCAGAAACGGAAGAAATCAGAAGAACAGGTGTTATTCCAAGTCTGACAGTTAATAACAAGTCATTTGATAAGATATTTGGCGGGAATCAAATTAGTATCCAGCCCAGGGGTGAAGCAGAGCTTACCTTTTTAGGACGTGTAAACAAGAATGAAAACCCGCTGTTCAATGAGCAGCAAAGAGTACAGAGCAATTTTGATTTCAACCAGCGGATCCAGATGGATCTGGTGGGGAATATCGGAACAAAGCTGAAGCTGAACATGAACTATAATACCGAAGCGCAATTTGATTTTGAGAATCAGATCAAGCTGGATTATACGGGCGGGGAAGATGATATCATCAAGAAAATAGAGGCGGGTAACGTAAGTTTACCTTTAAGCACCTCGCTGATTACAGGTACACAGGCGCTATTCGGGATCAAGACCCAATTGCAATTCGGCAGATTGAATGTAACGACCGTATTTACGCAGCAGAAATCACAATCCAGGGAGTTGCAAATCAGTAATGGGGCGCAGCATAATGATTTCCGGATAACCGGTGATAGTTATGAAGCTAACAAACATTATTTCCTGGCAAAATTCTTCAGGGACAATTACAATAAGGCCATGGCCAATGCGCCCAATTTGCTGTCGGGTGTAAATATCACGAAAGTAGAGGTCTGGATTACCAATAAAACAGGCAATACACAAGATTCAAGGGACGTTTTAGGTTTGATGGATCTTGGAGAGAATCAACCTTATAGTGCTTTGTTCACAGGCGGGGCAGCTTTTTCACAGGCCCCATCGGGCTTTTCACTTCAGGGAATAAGGCAGTCTAATGATATCTTAACTAAATTACCTGCGGGGGCAAGGTTCACGAATTCGAATGATGTAATTTCTTACTTTCAGGCTAATAGAGGAACGGATAATTATGCGAAGTTAACTTACGCCCGTAAGCTTGCAGACCGTGAATATACTTTCCATTCTCAACTGGGGTATATCTCCCTGAACAATGCCCTGAACTCAGATGAAGTACTGGCTGTAGTTTTCCGCTATACTTACAATGGAGTAGAGTACCAGGTCGGTGAATTCTCTACCGATGTACCTTTTGATCCGAATACGCCAAAAGTATTGTTTGCTAAATTACTGAAAAACGAAACCACTAAAACCAATCTTCCAACCTGGAAGCTGATGATGAAGAACATCTATTCTATAGGTGGCTACCAGATCAGTCCTCAGAACTTTAAACTGGATATCTTCCGTCTGGACAATGAGACGGGTATTGAAAGACCAGTGATGACTGAGGGGGTCAATACAACCAACAAATTATGGATTAACTTAACCGGTCTGGACAGGCTAAATCAGCAAAATGACCGTAAGCCGGATGGAGTATTTGACTTTCAGGCAGAGGATAAACCTTTCACCAGTACTTCGAGCGGAGTACCGCCTACCACGATCAGCAGTATTGGTAACATTGGTACGAATGGAAATAACGGGCTTGCGGCTTTTGCCACAAACATGAGTAAAGGATATATTACGATCGATCCTTTAAACGGACGTGTTATATTCCCGGTAGTAGAACCTTTTGGCAGAGATCTGGCCGCCCAGTTTAACCCGGGAGAGCAGAATCTGATTGATAAATATACTTATACTGCGCTGTATGACTCTACGAAAGTAGTTGCACAGCAGCTTTTCACTAAGCAAAACAGGTATATCATTAAAGGGGGCTATCAGTCACAGGTGGCTTCAGAATTCAGTTTGAATTCAATCAATGTTCCGGAAGGATCTGTAAAAGTATTTTCCGGAACTATCCCTTTACAGGAGGGTGTCGATTTTACGGTTGATTACCAGGGTGGAAGGGTAAGTATCATCAATACCGGTGTATTGCTGTCTGGTCAGGCCATCAGGATTACCACCGAGAACAATGAGCTGTTTGGTTTACAGCAGCGTTCACTGTTTGGTACCAGGCTGGATTATAAAGTGAATAACAAGCTGAATTTAGGGGCAACTTATATGAACCTTTCAGAGAAGCCGCTCACACCAAAAGTAAATATCGGAGAAGAGCCAATTTCGAATACGATCTGGGGAATGGATTTGAATTATAGTACTTCTTCCCGGTTCTTAACAAAGATGGTAGATAAGCTGCCTTTCATTTCTACAAAAGCTCCTTCCAAGTTCTCTTTCTCGGGAGAATTTGCCCAGCTGGTACCAGGACACCCAAAAGCAATCAATAGTTTAGGGGATAAAGGCGGAACAAGTTACCTGGATGATTTCGAAGCTTCACGTTCAGTTATTGACTTAAAGAGTGCAATTGCCTGGCAGATTTCAGGTACACCACAACTCTTCCAGGAAGCAGGATTAACAAATGACCTTGCTTATGGATACAATAGAGCAAGACTTGCTTTTTATAATATTGATCCTACATTTTATAACAGAACAGCTTCTAATATTCCTGCAAACTTAAGGAACAACAAAACGGAGTTATCCAATCACTATGTGAGGGAAATTATTGAACAGGAGGTTTTTCCTTTTAAAGAAACGCCGACAGGACAAGCGGTTTCTTTGCCCACACTGAACGTAGCCTTTTATCCGAATAAACGTGGACCTTACAATTATACGCCGAGTGGTTTCAGCAGTAACGGGGATCTGATGAATCCTAAAGCACGCTGGGGAGGGATGTTCAGAAAGATCGAGACCAATGATTTCCAGGCGCTGAATATTGAATATATAGAGCTGTGGGTAATGGACCCTAATATTTACAAGACGAATGCCGCTGGTGGAGATTTATATTTTAACATTGGTAATATCTCTGAAGATATTCTGAAAGATGGCAGAAAGTCATTAGAGAATGGATTGCCGCCAGATGGAGATCCGGCTAAATTTGATGAAACGAATTGGGGGCGGGTTCCAAAATTACAACCGGTAGTTCAGGCGTTTGACAATGATCCTGCTGCGCGTAAAGCACAGGATGTTGGTTTGGATGGATTGGCAGATAATGACGAGAAAACCAAGTTTGCACCTGTCCTGAACCAGATTGTTCCGCAGTTAAGTCCTTCAGCTGCCAATGAGCTGCAGGGTGACCCGAGTTCAGATAACTATACTTACTTCAGAGGCCCGCAGCTGGATCAGGAAAATGCAGGGATTCTGAAACGTTATGAAAAATACAATGGAACAGATGGAAACTCGAAAACCTCTCAGCAATCTTTAGCAGATTTAGGCATCGATAACTCTGCATCTACTTCTTTGCCAGATGGCGAGGATGTAAACAGAGATAACAACATGACGCAGTCGGATGAGTATTTTCAGTATAAAGTATCAATGCGTAAAGGGGATCTTGAAGTTGGAAAAAATTATGTAACAGATGCGGTGACTTCACAGGTGAAATTAGCCAATGGACAAACGCAGCCGGTTACCTGGTATCAGATCCGTATCCCTCTGGCAGATTATCAGCAGAAAGTAGGAAATATCCAGGATTTTAAATCGATCAGGTTCTTCAGGATGTTTCTGACTAATTTTGCAGATACAACCATCTTAAGGTTTGCTAAAATTCAGCTGGTAAGAGGAGACTGGAGAAAATATAATGACCAGAATATCGGTACACAGTTAATTACTGACCCGGGACTAAATAACACTGTAACACCAGATAATTCAACGATTGAAGTGAGTACAGTAAATATTGAGGAAAATGGAAAACGTACACCTATTCCTTATGTCGTACCGCCGGGAATTCAAAGGGAACTTGATTTCAACAACTACAGAACCAATACAAGATTAAACGAGCAATCTCTTTCTTTTATTGTGCGGAACCTGCGCGATGGTTATGGCCGCGCAACTTTCAAGACTGCATTGAATGATTTCAGGTCTTACAAAAGACTGGAAATGTTTGTCCACCTGGAAGCTGTAGGAAATACCGTAATTAACAATGGTGACCTGAGTGCCTTTATCAGGATCGGATCGGATAATCAGGACAACTATTATGAGTATTCGCAACCGCTGACAGTTACACAACCCAACACAAATGACCCCTATGCAATCTGGCCGGATGCCAATAAGCTGGATATCCAGTTATCACTTTTTCAGGATATTAAACTGGCACGTAACCGGGCTACTATGGCTAATGGGGCAATTTGGGATATTACCAAGCCTTTCTCTTATGTGATAGATGGTAAAACCGTAACGATTAAAGGACAGCCTGATATGAGCCAGGTCAAGGTTTATATGCTTGGGGTGAAAAATCCATTAAAACTGGCTGCGGATCCGCGTGCGGATGACGGGTTGGAAAAAAGCGGGCAGATCTGGTTCAATGAACTTCGCTTAACTGAATTTGATGAACGTGGCGGATGGGCAGCAGCAGCAAGAATGAATGCACAGCTGGCTGATTTTGCGGAAGTGAATATTTCGGGAAGTAAGTCAACTATTGGTTTCGGCTCACTGGACAAAAGGGTGAGTGAAAGAAACAGGTCTGACAATACCTCTTTTGATATTTCATCCAATATGGAATTGGGTAAGTTCTTCCCTAAAAAATCGGGCATCAAGATTCCAACTTACATCAGTTATTCCAAGCAGGTGAGCACCCCTCAGTATGATCCGAAAATGCCGGATATTGAATTGAAGACTTCTCTGAAAGGAGCGTCTGCTGAAGAGCGGAAAATTATCCTGGATTATTCACAGGATTATACCACACGGAATAGTATTAACTTTACGAATGTTCACAAAGAGCGGACAGATCTGACCAAAGCGCCTAAGCTTTGGGATGTAGAAAACTTTAGCGGAACCTATTCTTTTACTAAAATCCTGCACCACGATTTTATCAATCAGAGTTCGATACAGAAAACCTATTTCGGCTCCCTGGCTTACAATTATTCCGGACAGTCAAAGAACTACAGGCCATTTGATAAACTGATTAAGTCGAATTTACTGACGATATTAAAGGATATTAACATTAGCCCGATGCCAACATCGATCAATTTCAGGATTGATGTGAACCGTTATTATTCAGAGAATAGCTTGCGGAACAATGATCCGGGAAATTCAATACCAATCAATACGACTTTCAATAAAAATTTCCTGATCACCAGGGTATATGCAATTTCATGGAATCTGACCAAATCTCTGACACTGGATTTTGATGCGACAAATTATTCTATCATTGATGAACCAGAGGGTAGAGTCAATGGGCTGAAGCGTGATACGGTCTGGCAGAACCTGCTTAGACTGGGCCGTACCACAGACTACAGCCATAATATGAATATCACCTATGCTTTGCCGGTCAATAAGATCCCTGGCCTGGACTGGATCAATGTGGCCACAAGGTACGGGACCAACTTTACCTGGAATACAGAGCCGCTTTCTACTTTGAGAGATCCGCTGATCAACCTGGGGAATACCATTCAGAATGCAAGGACGATCCAGATCAATCCAACTTTTAACTTTACGGGTTTATACAATAAATTTGGTTTGTTAAAGCGCGCGAAGAATAATGACGGAGGCCCTGGAATTTTATTAGGTTTGTTAACGAGTATTAAGAATATCAATGCAGCCTATACCCAGACCAAAGGGATATTCCTGCCTGGTTATACGCCACAGACAGATTATTTTGGAATTGATAAATTCTCCGGAGCACCGGGCTGGGGATTTGTATTCGGTAGCCAGCGTGACATCCGGGAAATGGCGATCAGAAATAACTGGATTACACACGATACGTTGCAGACCCAATTGTATATCAATACCATGAGAGAAGATTTAAGTATTACAAGTGTGATCGAGCCTTTCCGTGATTTCAGGATTACCCTGACGGCCAATAAAAACAGAACGATGAATTATTCAAGTAATTTCAGATATGATAATACGAGTCAGGCTTTCCGTAACCTGAGCCCGTCAACCACTGGTGATTACAGCATTTCATTTATCTCATTGGGAACTGCATTTTCTGAAAATCCAGGAAGTACTGTTTCAAAACTGTTCAATCAGTTTATGGCAAACAGATCGACTATCTCGGCGCGTTTAGGTGCCATCAATACGAATTCTAATGGCCTCTCTGGCGGCTTTGCTGATGGATATGATAAGAATTCTCAGGATGTACTGATCGCTGCATTTATGGCGGCTTATACTGGTAAGGATGCTGCTAAGGTAAGCTTGAATTCTTTCCCTAAAATACCTTTGCCAAACTGGCGCATCAATTACGGCGGATTAACGCGATGGGACTTTTTAGGTGATTATTTCAAGTCGATTGATTTGAGACATTCTTATCGCTCTATTTACAGTGTGAATGGATTTAATACACTGGCCCGCTATCAGGAAACTGACGGGTATGTGAGCAGCAGGGATGACAATAAGAATTTCCTTCCTTTCTATCAGTATTCACAAGTAACGATTGCCGAACAGTTTGCACCGCTGATTGGAATTGATACCCGTTTAAAAAATAACCTGACTGCTAATTTTGAGTTGGGCAGAACACGTTTGTTAGGTTTGAGTTTAGCGAATAGTCAGCTGGCACAACTGTCTGAGAACAACATGGTGTTTGGTTTGGGTTACCGTACTACTAAATTCAGATTTCCTTTTGGATTGTTTAAACAGCTGAAAATGGATAATAATATGGACTTCAAACTGGACATTTCCATCCGGGACAATAAGACTGTGATTTACAGGGCGGATATATCTGAGGCAGAAATTTCTTCGGGTGCTAAAAATATTACCTACCGGCCGAGTGTGGATTACATCCTGAATCAGCGTTTTAACATTAAGGTTTTCTACGATTCAAATATTACCAAGCCCTATACTTCGCAATCGTTTAATACTTCATTCAGTAATTTTGGATTTAGTTTGAGGATCACACTTAATTAA